AGGCTCTGATGGGTAAAAAAGTCGGAGATACTGTAGATGTAGAAACACAGGCAGGAGTGATCCAGTACAAAGTACTTGATATCAGCCGTTCTATGTAGTAGAAACCAGACCCCTTTATTACAAGGGGTCTTAATTCGCATTTAGGGAACACATAAAAGTGTACCGGATGCCTGAAAAGGAAGGAGAAAATATCGTGTCCGAACAGCAGAAAAAAGCACAGCAGGAACCAGATTTAAATCAGTTGAGAAAAGTTCGCCGCGAAAAACTGGCGGATTTACAGGCAAACGGAAAAGATCCGTTTGTGATCACAAAATATGACCAGACACATCACAGTCTGGAGATCAAAGAGAATTTTGAAGAGCTTGCAGGAAAAGAAGTTTCTATCGCAGGACGTATGATGTCCAAACGTGTGATGGGAAAAGCATCTTTCTGCAATGTACAGGATTTGCAGGGAAATATTCAGTCTTACGTTGCAAGAGACAGCATCGGAGAAGAAGCTTACAAAGAGTTTAAGAAGATGGATGTCGGCGATGTGATCGGAATCACAGGAGAAGTGTTTGAGACAAAGACAGGAGAAAAATCCATCCACGCTTCTTCCGTGACATTGCTCTCCAAGAGTCTTCAGATTCTGCCGGAGAAGTTCCACGGACTGACAAATACAGATATCCGCTACCGTCAGAGATACGTGGATCTGATCATGAATCCGGATGTAAAACAGACATTTATCAACCGCTCTAAGATTTTAAGCGCGATCAGAAGATATCTGGACGGACAGGGATTCCTGGAAGTAGAGACACCGATGCTCGTATCCAATGCCGGAGGTGCTGCTGCAAGACCGTTCGAAACACACTTCAACGCACTGGATGAAGATTTCAAACTCCGCATCTCTCTTGAGCTGTACTTGAAGAGACTGATTGTCGGAGGAATGGAGCGCGTATACGAGATCGGACGTGTATTCCGTAACGAAGGTCTTGACACAAGACACAATCCGGAATTTACATTGATGGAGTTGTACCAGGCGTATACAGACTATAACGGAATGATGGATCTGACAGAGAATCTGTACCGTCATGTTGCACAGGAAGTACTTGGAACAACTGTGATCGAATACAACGGTGTGCAGATGGATTTAGGAAAGCCGTTTGAGAGAATCACAATGGTAGATGCAGTGAAAAAATATGCAGGTGTGGACTGGAACGAAGTGGAGACACTGGAACAGGCAAGAGCACTTGCAAAAGAGCATCATGTAGAGTTTGAAGAGCGTCACAAAAAAGGAGATATCCTTGCACTCTTCTTCGAAGAATTTGCAGAGGAGCACCTGATCCAGCCTACATTTGTAATGGATCATCCGATCGAGATTTCTCCGCTGACAAAGAAAAAACCGGAGAATCCGGAATATACAGAGCGTTTCGAGTTCTTTATGAACGGATGGGAGATGGCGAACGCATACTCTGAGCTGAACGATCCGATCGATCAGAGAGAACGTTTCAAAGCACAGGAAGAGCTGCTTGCACAGGGAGACGATGAAGCGAATACAACAGACGAAGACTTCCTGAACGCGCTGGAGATCGGTATGCCTCCTACAGGCGGTATCGGATTCGGAATCGACAGAATGTGTATGCTGTTGACAAACAGTGCAGCGATCAGAGATGTGCTGCTGTTCCCGACAATGAAATCACAAGGTTCTGCAAAAAATGAAGCAAATAATGTAGCTCAGACAGCTGCAGCTGCTCCAGCAGAGACAGCAAAAGTTGACTTCTCCAACGTAAAGGTTGAGCCTTTATTTGAAGAAGAGGTTGATTTCGATACATTCAGCAAATCTGATTTCCGTGCCGTAAAGGTTAAAGAGTGTGTAGCAGTTCCGAAGAGTAAGAAGCTCCTTCAGTTCACACTGGATGACGGAACAGGTACAGACCGCACGATCTTAAGCGGAATCCACTCTTACTATGAGCCGGAAGAATTAGTTGGTAAGACACTGATCGCAATCACCAACCTTCCGCCAAGAAAGATGATGGGAATCGAGTCTTGCGGTATGCTGCTTTCAGCAGTGAATAACCTGAAGGATTCAGAGGATGAAGAACTGCATCTTCTGATGGTTGATAACCATATTCCGGCAGGTGCTAAGCTGTACTAATCCAGAAAAAAGAGTTCGGTTTGGTAGTCATAGACGTCCAATCAGGAAAAGTGGTTCCACGGATTGACATGGAGCTACATGAAACGGCCTGGAGCTGTATAGATTGAAATAATGATGTATGGATTATAAGGAAACAGAATAAGGAGCTCTATGGATTCTTAACTGTTTGACTTATTTGTTTACAAGTAAAATATTGATTATTTTTGAGGAGCATTTTTCAAAAATAAGGTGTATAAAGGGACACTTCTCTTTTGGTAGAAATACCAATGGAAGGTGTCCTTTTTTTGTTGTCAAGCATAGCAATTGTTCATTTTGATGATATGCAGAAAATATATCCTTTCACGTACCTGCCAAATAAATTTCTGGAAACAAGGAGGAAGCCATGAAAAAACGAAAAACACCTGACTTGGAAAAATATCTGGAAGGAAAGAAACGCAGATTTGTAAATTACACACAAGGAGCAAAGATTTATAGGATGTCCTACTGGCCTTTTGTCAGACTGGCGAAAAAGGCAGAAGCCAATTATCCGATTCGAAAGACAGCTATTGTGGATCTGAATATTCTGGATGATTTTTTAGAAGACAATCCTGATGTTGCATCAGAATTAAAGAAGAGAAGGGGGAAGCGTTATGGGAAATAACCGAAGCAAGGTTCCGGATTTGGAAAAGCTTGTCAAAGGAGGACGCAAGAAATTTGTCCGTTATGAGGAAGGGGCAATGCTTTATTCCATGGGAGTCCATACATTTCAACAGTTAGCAAAAGATGCCAGAGCAGTATACCATGTCAAAAGAATCGTGTTAGTTAATTTGGATCTTATTGATGAATATCTGGAAGCATTCCGTGATGAAGAATTTTGATGAAAGAATACAGGAGGAACAACATATGTGTAAAGTGATATCCATTACAAACCAGAAAGGCGGAGTCGTAAAGACCACCACAACCGTAAATTTAGGAATTGGCCTGGCAAGAGAAGGAAAAAAAGTATTATTGATCGATGCAGATCCACAGGGAAGCCTGACAGCAAGTCTTGGATATGTAGAGCCGGATGAACTGGGAGTTACTTTGGCAACCATCATGACGAAAGTGATTAATGAAGATGAAATATCAGAGGAAGACGGTATTCTGCATCATCAGGAAAATGTAGATCTGCTTCCGGCAAATATTGAATTGTCAACTTTGGAAGTGACGATGGGAAATGTAATGAGTCGGGAAATGATCATGAAGGAATACATCGATACGATACGATTCCGATACGATTATATCTTGATCGATTGCTTACCTAGCCTTGGAATGATGACGATCAATGCCTTGGTGTCTTCGGATTCTGTTTTAATTCCGGTCCAGGCAGCCTATCTTCCGGTGAAGGGATTACAGCAGCTGATCAAAACAATCTCTATGGTAAAGAAAAGACTGAACCGGAAACTGACGATAGAAGCCTTGCAATGGAAAGTATCTGGGATCACTCTTCAGATATTGCTAATACAAAGGAAAAGGTTAAGCTTATCAAGGATGGTGTAGATCGCGAAAACTTTAAGCTGACAGTGGACCTTGGAGCATTAGGAGCAGTGTCAGAGTCTATAGAAGAATGGTTTGCACTCTTTGGAGAGGATATTATACATTGTCACTTTACGGATGGTAAGCCGGCAGGCTGTCCGACCGGACATATGCCGTGGGGACTGGGAGAGCGGAATATGCTTGAAGTTCTTAAGGCATTTGAGGCAAATGAGTATAGGGGCGGATTCTCTATGGAATATGTGGATGCAAGAAGCTTTAGGAATCCCGAAAAGTGGGACAGGCAGACAGTAGAACAGTTTGAATCCTGTCTGGAGAGAATGTAGGAGGTAATAGTAGATGATTAAGATATGTAGGATCGATCATAGATTGCTGCATGGACAGGTAGCTTTCGTATGGTGCCGTTCACTGAATGCGGATGCGATTTTGATCGTATCTGATGCGGTGGCAAAAGATGAGATGCGCATGGCGACGATGAGACTGGCAAAGCCTGCAGGTGTAAAGCTGGTGATCAAGAGTGTCGAAGATTCTATTAAAGTGATTAACAGCGGAGTCACAGATAAGTATAAGCTTATGGTGGTGGTAGAAAATGTACAGGATGCCTATGATCTTGTGAAGGCTTGTGAGAGGATCAAGAGTGTGAATCTTGGAGGAAGCAAGATTGAAGAAAACCGAAGAAAGCTGGATACGGCGTTCTATGTGGACGACAATGACTGCAGATTGTTGGGAGAGCTTTTAGATCATGGAATTGAACTTGAGATTCGTCAGGTGCCAGAAGAGAAGAAAAAGATTGTTACGAAAGACATGTTGAGTTAATTGAGGAGGAAATATATATGCTACAGGCAATATTGATCGGACTTATTGTGTTTATTGGAAAAGCAGATTATTTTATCGGAACAGCAATGTTTGGAAGGCCGCTTGTACTGGGTGCTCTGGTGGGAATTGTACTAGGGGATATACCAACAGGCGTTATGATCGGATTCCAACTGGAACTTATATTTATGGGGATGCAGGCGATCGGAGCTTCTATTCCGCCAGATATGATCGTAGGTTCTGTCCTTGGCACAGCATTTGCGATTACGACGGGAAAAGGTATGGAGACCGCAATTACGATCGCTATGCCGGCGGCAATCTTGTCAGCGTTTGTTGTCAATCTGTTCTATGGCGTCATTACGCCGATCATGGCAAAGGCGGCGGACCGCTTTGCCGAGGAAGGTAAGTATAAGAAGATTGAAGGTGTATTTTTAAGTAATGGATTCTTGTTTGACCTGACGTTCGCAGTGATTGCCTTTGGTGCATTTCTCTTTGGCGGAGATTCAGTTACGGCAGTGGTTAACGCAATTCCAGGATGGCTGACGACAGGTATCGGTATCGCAGCAGGCATTCTGCCGGCACTTGGTTTTGCGCAGCTTATCAATATGATCATGAACAAGAAGGTTGCGGTATTCTTCCTGTTAGGATTCTTGTTAAGCGCATATATGGGAATATCTACGGTTGGTATTGTATGCTTCTCAGTTGTTATAGTGGGAATCTTACTGATCGTGAAGGATTTTGTACCGAATCAACCAGCATTACAGGGAGGAATGGATGATGACAATGAATTCTAGAAAAACATTAGAGAAAAAGCAGTTAAAGAGTCTCTTCTGGAGATCATTTACCACATCACATGCATGGCATTATGAGAGACAGCAGCATATGTCATTTGAGTTTGCTATGATACCGGTCATCAACAAATTATATGACAAAGAAGAGGACAGGATAGATGCATATAAGAGACATATGGAATTCTACAACTGTCAGACGGCTATGCAGCCTTTTATCTGTGGAGTGGCAGCGGCGATGGAAGAAGAGAATGCCAATAATGAGGAGTTCGATACCTCTTCCATCAGCGCCATGAAGGTAGCTCTTATGGGACCTCTTGCAGGTATTGGTGATTCTCTGATCGGAGGAACACTGCGTGTGATCGCGACTGGTATTGTAGCAGGTCTGTGCATGAGCGGAAGTCTGTTAGGACCGATACTCTTCCTTCTGATCTACAATATCCCGACGATCTTACTTCGTTACTTCGGAGTGAAGTTCGGCTATGGGCTTGGTAATACTTTGATTAGTAAGCTGTCAGAGGGAGACCTGATGAAGAAATTGACGATGGCAATGGCAATCGTGGGATTGATGGTAATTGGTGCGATGGTAGCGATGACTGTCGCGGTAACGACACCGATCGCGTTCAATATCAATGATACAGCATTTTCCTTACAGGAGACTCTGGATAGTATCTTCCCGTGCCTGCTTCCGATGGCAGTGACATTGGGACTCTATAAATTGAATAAGAAGCATGTAAGTGTTCTTGTGCAGGTGATCGGTATCATGGTGCTGGGCATTGTGCTTGGGGCGATAGGAATCCTGGGCTAAAGGTACGATAAAAGATAAATAGAAAATACGGAGGAGAGAAATTATGGAATATTGTTTAGATACTGGCGATCTTGAGATGGTCAAAAAGGTGGCAGACCTATACCCAATCAGGTGTTTTAGCATGAACCCGAGTATAGCGGTGAATTGTCTAAGGGGAACAGGAAGAACCTTCCTTCAGAATGCAAAGATGATCCGTGAAGTGATCGGTGAGGACACTCCATTTTATCTGGAGGCAATGGGTGATACTGCAGAAGAGATGATTGAGGATGCGCATAAGATACGCCAAGAGATCAAGGGAAATACAATGATCAAGATCCCGGCGTGTCCACAAGGCTTCAAGGCAATCCGTCTCTTAAAGGAAGAAGACATTCTATGTTCCTGCACCGCGATTTATGATTTTAACCAGGCAATGTTGGCGGCAGAGGCGGGCGCATATTGTGTGGCAGTGTATGTAAGCCGTGTTGATAATTCAGGTGGAGATGGAATTGAGGTAGTAAGAAAGATCAAGGAAGCATTTGTGATGGAAGGGATTGCGTGCAAAGTGTCTGCTGCATCGCTAAAACAGGTAAATTATCTGGAGAAGGCAGCCCTCGCGGGAGCTGACAATGTGACAGTAACCTTGGATCTGCTTGAGAAGATGGCGATACATCCATTGACACAGAAGACGTTAGATACCTTTAAGGCAGACTGGGAAAGCCTGTTTGGAGAAGGAATGCGGGTTGCCAATATGACAGAGTGATCTATGGAGTGAGTGACAAGATGAGCAGAAATACAAATTACCGGGCGTGGGGGTCTGTGGGACATTACCTGCAGGGTCCCGGCCTGCTGGAAGAAATTGAGAGTTATACAAGTGGATTCGGTACAAAGCATTTCTATATCATTGATGTATTTTTCTTTGATACATGGACACAGAAGCTGGCAGAGATCTATGAAAACAGTAAAAGTACCTTTCAAAGTGCCGTATTTGAAGGAGAGGTTACCCGAAGTAAGATCAGGGAATTCCAGGAACAGGCAGTGGGAAGTGACATTGATACGGTGATCGCGATAGGCGGAGGGAAGTCCATTGATGTGGCGAAAGTAATCGCGGCGAATCAGGAGTGTTCGCTGGTAGTCTGCCCGACGATCGCGTCTACCGATGCGCCGACCAGTGCAATGTCCATCTTGTATAGTGAAGAGGGAAAGATGAATGAGATCATGCTGCATAAGAAGAATCCGGATCTGGTCTTAGTAGACAGTAAGATGATCGCCAATGCTCCGGTCCGTTTCCTGGTGGCAGGTATCGGTGATGCATTGTCCACGTATTTTGAGGGACTTTCTAATGTTCAGACACAGCATGAGAACTATGTGTGGTGTGACAAGAAGCCATTTGTGAGCACACTCAGTGGACGGGCGGTCGCGAAAGAGTGCTTTGACACCCTGATGGCAGACGGAATCCAGGCGAAGCTGGCATGTGAGAGACATATCCTGGTGCCGGCGCTTGAGAATATTATTGAAAGTAATATTCTTATGAGTGGCCTTGGATTTGAGAATGTCGGCTGCTCTGTGGCACATGCGATTGGGAATGCGATTACGGTTCTTCCAGAAGGAGAACGGATGATGCATGGCGAAAGGGTTGGATTCGGTGTCGTGTGTCAGATGATAGCGGAGCATTATAATCAGGAGATGATAGATCAAGTGCTTAGCTTTTGTGTGGATGTCGGTCTTCCGGTATGCTTTCATGATCTACAGATAGAACCTTCCGAAGGGAATCTACATCTGATAGCAAGGGAATCTCTGGAAGCAGTATCCTGGCAGGCATGCAGCAGAACTTATGGGGAAGAAGATATTGTGCAGATTATGCGGATGGCAGATGCATTAGGCTGTTCTTATCTTTCTAAGAAGTAAAAGAGGAGGATGCCAGACTGGCAGGAGAGTTTGTGAAGCTTGCGAAGTCTCTGGATTCGATGGTGACGATCAAGAAAGCGGACAAAGAAGTCGATGCATCGAGGCTTCTGTCTCTGATGGGATTAGGTGTAAGATGTAACGATGAGGTGATGGTTCGTATAGAGGGCGGTAACGAAGACGCAGCATATGATGATATGAAACAATACTTTGAGGCGAATTTATAAGGGACAGGGGCTGTCGCACTAAAACAGAAATTGAATTGCTCCCCGTCAAGTAGACAATTGAAAAAATATAAATTTTTCCTGCCAGCAGAAATTTATCTGCTGGCAGTTTTTATGCAGCTTGCAAGTAAATTTCATGTTTTTCCATTGATGTTAAAATTCCAAGATTCCTTTGCAAACGTTTGTTGTTGTAGTAATCTATATAATCTTCGATCATTTTTACGAGAGTACTTCTATCAGTGAATCGTTTTCCATAGTATCGCTCTCTCTTCAGAATTCCCCAAAACCCTTCCATTGGTCCATTATCGATACATTTAGCAACTCGCGACATGCTTTGTATTATTCCAGCATTTACAAGTTTTGTCTACCTAGAAGGGAGCATATCAAATTTGATGCGACGGCCCCTTTTTGCTTTATAGGAAAGGTTTGGATGAAGCTACTGGTGAAAAAGAATACACCATGCTATGGAAACAAAAATAGAAATCGGAAGTTGGAGGATACACGCATGAAAATTGTAATCATTAGTGGAAGTGCCAGAAAAGGAAATACGCTGGCAGCAATCAATGCATTTATAAAAGGAGCGTCAGAAAAGAATAAAATTGAAATCATTGAACCCGACAAACTCAACATTGCACCATGCAAGGGATGTGGTGTCTGTCAATGCTCTAAGAGATGCGTCGATAAGGATGATACAAATCCTACAATTGATAAAATTGCTGCCGCAGATATGATTCTTTTTGCTACGCCAGTTTATTGGTGGGGAATGTCAGCACAATTGAAATTAGTCATTGATAAGTGCTACTGCCGTGGATTGCAGTTAAAAAATAAAAAAGTGGGCACGATTGTTGTAGGTGGTTCTCCCGTAGACAGTATCCAGTATGAGCTGATTGATAAGCAGTTTGACTGTATGGCAAAATATCTTTCATGGGACATGCTTTTCAATAAATCATATTATGCAACAGCCAGAGATGAACTTGAAAAAAATAAGAATTCCATGAACGAACTTGAGGGAATCGGAAAAAATTTATAAAGCACACTCCAAATTCTTTAGGTTAGAATCGATGATGGGGTAAACGAAAAAGCAGTTTTGGCATTCCAGTGAACTGCCCCTTCGTTTACACCATTTTCGATTTGACCTAATTGAACAAAGTGAGCGTCCGGGTAGCTATTACCTATGGACTTTCAATCTTTTGTGCTTACCCATGATTATACAGGATTTCCTGTGCAGAAGCTACAGAAATCAAGTGTTTTCAGATAAATAGGTACGACAACAAAACCTCAAGCTTTGAGGCTTTAGAAAACGTATGAAAGAATAAGATTTTAACATCTTTGTGGTTTTCGAAGCTGTGGTTTTCCAAGATGCCCACCACAGGATTTACACACACAAATGTTTATCTCATAAAGCTGTTTTAATATTTCCGGCATCTCCTTACCTCGAAGCTTCGAAAGATACTTTTGGCATCCAAGGAGATTCCGGCATAAAGCAAGCTTCTTGTGTTTGCTGCGAGAACAAAGAAGTCCGTAATGCCGAATCCTGACAAAACGTTTTGGCGGTACATGCATCAGAAACCGTCGTATAAATTCAACGCCGGAAAGGGTAAGTTCTTTCCATTGTCCTTTGTTCCGGTAATCTTTTACAGAAAAAGTAACGTTTCCATCGTCCATGCAGATGATGCGGTGATTGCTGATGGCAATCCTATGGGTATACTTTCCAAGGTAGTCAATCACAGACTGTGCGCCGTTAAACGTTTTCTTACAATAAGGAATCCATTCCGCATCATAACAGAAATCAATCAGTTCTTTGAACGCATAATGGTTACGGTATTTTTCGGCAGTTCCATGAAACTCAAGCTGATTAGTATTCCAGAGATTTTTCAGCTCATCCATATATTTTCCACGAAAAACTTTGGAGATAGCCCATATAGGAAGAAAAAAAGCAGTACCGTTGGAAGAAAACGAACTGACTATTACTGCTATCTTCCAGCAGCACACAAAGGAAGAAACAATCCAAACACTGAAAGAAGCTTTGGAAGTTTTGGAACAGGAAGAAAGTGATCCTGAGAATGATGAAATGATTGAGATCATCAATTCTACAGTTGGAAAATTACAGCAGATCGAAGACAAATACTACTATTCTCTGGATCTGAATTATTATCTGAATAACTTGGAGGACGATGCCTATGAAGCTTAATCAATTTGCAGTCTACCGAGTAGATCAGCAGACAGCAGGAAAAGCACTGTGGCATCTGCCATATCAAGAGGCAAGACAGCAGAATGTGTCGATTACTGTCGGAAATTACAGATTAATCTCGATTCATGAAATACAGGAAAATGAAAAAGTCGCTGACATCTGGAAACGGACGAAAAATCAATGCGAAGTCAGTGACGTGCTCGTATTGAACAAGAATGGAGAAATCAGCTGCTACTATGTAGATGAAAACTATCCACAGTATCTGGCCGGATTCATTCGTATCAATACATCGGGCGCACTGATCACTATGGAAACTGAGAATTATCAGATTGATGGGAAAAAGGGGAACTGGATTGCAACAGACACCATCATTATTGATGGAAAACAGTTTTATTTGATGGAACATCAGGTATACCGAGATCGGGCCCAGGGTGTTATCCTGGATGCCTATGGAAAAATGGTTGTTGAAGAATGTAAGAAATTCGATGAAAAGACAAAACAAAAGATTCATGATTACATCCAACAGCAGGTAACGCTAAATCCGGTCGAACAGCTAAAACAAGATGGTAAAATCCGTCTGGAACATTACCAGAAGTTCTACCAGAACGGCACTTATGAACGAAGCAGAGAATCCGGTACCGAAGCCAATTATGATATGGTGGACGGTCTGGTGAATAATCAGAAGAAGAATCCGGAAAAGATCTTTGATGCTTGTAGCAACAAACAGACTTCCCGAAATGAACAGGATAATAAACCTAAGAAACGAAGATCTGTGATCAAGCGACTCCATCAGAAACAGATTGCTATTGCTCGCCGGTCCGGAAAGCCGATACCCAAATACCTGGATCAGGAAATGGAAAGAAAGCGGGGGTAGAATATGCGAAGGTTAAAGTGTGAAAAAGAAACGATTATTCTGACCAATGAAGATGACGGATTCTATGATGTGTATACCTTCAATCAGAGTTTGCAGAAACGGTTACGGACCTTTGCTGAGAAGTATCCGGATGATTGCTGGTTGAAAGGATCTGCGGAGGATGGAAGTGAAACGTATATGATCAGAAAGGGACGGTTGTCTTTAAAACTGGTACCACCATATAGCACTTCAAGAAAAATGCAGGCAAAGGATATCAGCAAGATGAAAGAACTATCATAGGATGCGATTTAAGAGAAAAATGTCATGTGTAGACATGGAAAAATGAAAGCAAAATACGTTAGTTGATAAAATGTATAGGCTCAAAAGGGAAAGTGCCCTTTTGGGCCTTATTTTGTGTTATTCCTCAAAAATGGGAATTATAAAGATTTAATTTTTTATTATGGATGTATATTGCAAAAGCTTATTTTGCTATACTGACAATATCAACAGAAGCCGGAGAGAGGAGCTGATCGTGGTGTAAGATAAAATTCCCATCCTGATAGGTAACTGCATAGATAAAGTTATCTATCAGGATTTTTGAGTTATAATATCATTTTTTAACAACATGTATTTGACAGATTTCCTCGTAGAAAGTATCATAAATATATGCAACAACTGAATATCGTGGACTGTCTAGCTATATTTTTTACTTAAAAAGTCTTGTGTACAAGAGTATATAATCAATAAATAAATGTCTAATAAATCTTCTGGTCAACAGGTACAATATTGGTATCATAGACTAGAAGAGAGGTGTATATACTTGTGTGTGGAAGAGTATATTCCGTTAAGAATTGCGGAACTATGCCGGAAGCGAGGATATACAAAATATAGGTTAGCTCAGCTTACAGGAATAACGCAGAGGGCTCTGGGAAATATGCTGAATCAGAAGAGTATGCCGACGATGGCTAATCTGGAAAAAATATGTGATGCATTTGAAATTACAATCGCACAATTTTTTTCAGATGATGAAAGCAGATTGGATCTGACAAAAGAGCAAAAAGAAATACTTGAGATTTGGGATGGCTTGGATGAGAAGGAAAGAGAAATTTTTATGACTTTTATCCGCAGCCTGAAGAAGTAATGGACAGT
This window of the Mediterraneibacter gnavus ATCC 29149 genome carries:
- a CDS encoding YodL domain-containing protein, producing MKLNQFAVYRVDQQTAGKALWHLPYQEARQQNVSITVGNYRLISIHEIQENEKVADIWKRTKNQCEVSDVLVLNKNGEISCYYVDENYPQYLAGFIRINTSGALITMETENYQIDGKKGNWIATDTIIIDGKQFYLMEHQVYRDRAQGVILDAYGKMVVEECKKFDEKTKQKIHDYIQQQVTLNPVEQLKQDGKIRLEHYQKFYQNGTYERSRESGTEANYDMVDGLVNNQKKNPEKIFDACSNKQTSRNEQDNKPKKRRSVIKRLHQKQIAIARRSGKPIPKYLDQEMERKRG
- a CDS encoding helix-turn-helix domain-containing protein, whose amino-acid sequence is MSNKSSGQQVQYWYHRLEERCIYLCVEEYIPLRIAELCRKRGYTKYRLAQLTGITQRALGNMLNQKSMPTMANLEKICDAFEITIAQFFSDDESRLDLTKEQKEILEIWDGLDEKEREIFMTFIRSLKK